From a single Acidimicrobiia bacterium genomic region:
- a CDS encoding dihydrofolate reductase family protein: MQELLVDFITSLDGYGAAEGWPGWWGLEGPEYLAWLGQQPERDYTILMGANTYRLMSGFATGSKASASDEPITDEGAAIAELARVSKVVFSSTLQPPLSWPNTRLISGDAVEAVAAMKQDGTSPMRTLGSLTLCRSLLEAGLVDRFRVVLFPVITGRTGRDRIYDGYPDVTLEMVASGTFDGRLQLLEYVPTVLTGPPGSDLAS, encoded by the coding sequence ATGCAGGAACTGCTCGTGGACTTCATCACCTCACTGGACGGCTACGGGGCCGCGGAGGGCTGGCCCGGATGGTGGGGACTCGAAGGACCCGAGTATCTCGCCTGGCTCGGCCAGCAGCCGGAACGCGACTACACGATCTTGATGGGAGCGAACACGTACCGTCTGATGTCCGGATTCGCCACCGGATCCAAGGCGTCGGCCTCGGACGAGCCCATTACCGATGAGGGCGCCGCCATCGCCGAGCTTGCCAGAGTGTCCAAGGTCGTCTTCTCCTCGACGCTGCAGCCTCCGTTGTCGTGGCCCAACACACGGTTGATCAGCGGAGATGCGGTCGAGGCGGTGGCAGCAATGAAGCAGGACGGCACCAGCCCGATGCGCACCCTCGGCAGCCTGACCCTGTGCCGGTCGCTCCTCGAGGCAGGCCTGGTGGACCGTTTCCGCGTGGTCCTCTTCCCCGTGATCACCGGGAGAACCGGCCGCGACCGCATCTACGACGGGTATCCCGATGTCACCCTCGAGATGGTTGCCAGCGGAACGTTCGACGGCAGACTCCAGCTGCTCGAGTACGTCCCCACGGTGCTCACCGGTCCACCCGGCTCGGACCTCGCTTCCTGA